In Eschrichtius robustus isolate mEscRob2 chromosome 2, mEscRob2.pri, whole genome shotgun sequence, a single window of DNA contains:
- the OR1I1 gene encoding LOW QUALITY PROTEIN: olfactory receptor 1I1 (The sequence of the model RefSeq protein was modified relative to this genomic sequence to represent the inferred CDS: inserted 1 base in 1 codon; substituted 1 base at 1 genomic stop codon), producing the protein MEPENXTAVSEFLLLALSEKSKHQIFLWAVPLTYMVTIFGNLLTILASTTDTHLHTPTHFFLSNLSLVDVFLSSTTVPKMLVNLWTQSQAIPFAGCLAQMYAFHLFGTTDSFLLAVMVIDRFTAIVHPLCYLAIMSPRVWGLLVAGPWLITNLQSLVHTCLMAPLTFCAGSEIPHFFCDVIPLPKLSGSDTHTNEPVIFPFGIILGISSLTCILFSYTSIFQAVFRILSAQVKWKAFSTCRSHLTVVSLYYGTIFAVYLQPASPXSSQKDKAAALMCGVVIPMLNPFVYSLRNKDMKAALRKLVSKVAPSQS; encoded by the exons ATGGAACCAGAAAACTGAACAGCAGTCTCAGAATTCCTCCTCCTGGCACTCTCGGAAAAGTCAAAGCATCAGATCTTCCTCTGGGCTGTTCCTCTCACGTACATGGTCACCATCTTTGGAAACCTGCTCACCATCCTGGCCAGCACCACAGACACCCACCTCCACACACCCACGCACTTCTTCCTCTCCAACCTGTCCCTGGTCGACGTCTTCTTGTCTTCCACCACCGTCCCCAAGATGCTGGTGAACCTCTGGACTCAGAGCCAAGCCATCCCCTTTGCAGGCTGCCTCGCCCAGATGTATGCCTTCCACCTGTTCGGGACCACAGACAGCTTCCTCCTGGCCGTGATGGTCATTGATAGGTTCACAGCCATTGTCCACCCTCTGTGCTACTTGGCCATCATGAGCCCCcgtgtgtgggggctgctggtggCGGGGCCATGGCTGATCACCAACCTCCAGTCCCTTGTGCACACCTGCCTCATGGCTCCACTGACCTTCTGTGCCGGCTCTGAAATCCCCCACTTCTTCTGCGACGTCATACCCCTGCCGAAGCTCTCCggctcagacacacacaccaacGAGCCGGTGATCTTTCCTTTCGGCATCATCTTGGGCATCAGCTCCCTCACGTGCATCCTCTTCTCTTATACTTCCATTTTCCAGGCAGTCTTCAGGATCCTTTCTGCTCAGGTCAAATGGAAAGCCTTCTCCACTTGCAGGTCACACCTCACCGTGGTGTCACTATACTATGGCACCATCTTCGCTGTGTACCTGCAGCCCGCATCTC GCTCCTCCCAGAAGGACAAGGCGGCTGCCCTGATGTGTGGGGTGGTCATCCCCATGCTGAACCCCTTTGTCTACAGCCTAAGGAACAAGGACATGAAGGCAGCCCTAAGGAAGCTGGTCAGCAAAGTAGCCCCCTCTCAGTCCTAG